A window of Streptomyces gilvosporeus contains these coding sequences:
- a CDS encoding NACHT domain-containing protein, which produces MTRIVRHPPGKSRPRSAPMATLEVRRASRRVRRFFVGHWHRLTIRLEARRDTTRPKKWRRWWSYTTLNRVVWLTLAILLAGWVVEGFWILFTHHTTAFEEWRKSASTGFDSVLRFLGPLLAASVAAAVFLLFWYHWTKARYLAKARKHPSKLVRTAGPDISEIVGREEVVRVIAQRLRQRETRRPYLLVGGVGTGKTAVLVRLTELLARQHAVPVPIRLRDATGGDLNFERMARERFAEEAPQGILARTKNDRVWQQLLADDKVVVIADGLEEAVLDERFQEDRDNIIRNAIERAHEEKLPLVIASRPHSPLESTPAAIVELEPLSEEEALRFVEARVPETDERRVDWIVETAEVTESPIYLQIARELHIHGDLERDRPRNDANRLDTRSWDRGTLRLWLLETWDRAVSEGRLREDVELSPQQRSDTVEVVSALACIGLLQDKLEVGFAELLDSDVHPHPVRRMRAQTDHLWAKARRFDRYGKRGNAVSEWHRQQIWNTLCDHLSPGERKRLREGNMGQCQTALSRFAANANKLQLVESFEKRVRFPHSIIQAYFGFRMLQHLGERGAGELIQQALQPPGPSRELLIALVLLSRRRAAELSGRGGSVRAELQKYRHELWRQAPVYGRPITDRLFTAANRRTDDPKSLDLYAAALEVDSVEARPRLLSDIVEKVHGCWSDIKGDRRTIEDAKLRLLKQLGSALRAASEKTDTTQLYDHLFQIGKAEPSYSVRLAAAQEFGSGGTAAFAVIRKKIGLNIDPIREYDKKVRDLRARRRGEDHDWSERMRNAMAVRASSRNRSSAQIDQLQENRKDIMRRYRKERIELSREFVMRAWMIPMLLGSVDDAHRDEARERLTKWLRHLDPKHTHGPPDLPLALEAALAQGFKFAANRRKRHPYSDPGSRADLIRQAETVLQQSRCWYTQLTLLQALCLWELPDRIGRRDQDADSAVWGEDDRNRSPDPSSQVIGETSAVQTVQRWLSMTGTVNSPPGRPDSNGDAPLRMLHPFVAEAGDLAALALETGQPERFLWIDEKTVTDNIGSRTGHNRGYRKHNLWVPPSVGWSTLDGRAQRLVADVLLMLNLIERDGYPEEVEERMARAERPGMSLPPCLCTSREPLRPSLRPGTSTPPAPGTTCLPDCKFQLCPYPPRAGVPRGEVREPFCRQQQVLLPGHIRRWFPRVVHRKTPPWVSMRVRELDRFWDAMAGRTRN; this is translated from the coding sequence ATGACGAGAATCGTACGACACCCGCCAGGCAAGAGCCGGCCACGCAGCGCGCCGATGGCGACGCTGGAGGTGAGGCGGGCGTCGCGCCGGGTCAGGCGGTTCTTCGTGGGCCACTGGCACCGTCTGACCATCCGGCTGGAGGCCCGCCGCGACACCACCCGTCCCAAGAAGTGGCGCAGATGGTGGTCGTACACCACTCTGAACCGGGTTGTCTGGCTGACCCTCGCGATCCTGCTCGCCGGTTGGGTCGTCGAGGGCTTTTGGATCCTGTTCACCCACCACACGACCGCCTTCGAGGAGTGGCGGAAGAGCGCGAGCACCGGGTTCGACTCCGTCCTCCGTTTCCTCGGTCCGCTCCTCGCCGCTTCGGTCGCCGCAGCAGTGTTCCTGCTCTTCTGGTATCACTGGACCAAGGCTCGCTACCTAGCCAAGGCACGCAAGCATCCGAGCAAGCTAGTGCGCACCGCAGGGCCGGACATCTCCGAGATCGTGGGCCGCGAGGAGGTCGTCCGGGTCATCGCCCAGCGGCTGCGGCAGCGCGAGACCCGCAGGCCCTATCTGCTGGTCGGCGGTGTCGGCACGGGCAAGACCGCCGTTCTAGTGCGGCTCACCGAATTGCTGGCCCGGCAGCATGCCGTACCTGTGCCGATACGGTTGCGGGACGCCACTGGTGGCGACCTGAACTTCGAGCGAATGGCCAGGGAGCGGTTCGCCGAGGAAGCGCCCCAGGGCATTCTGGCGCGCACCAAGAACGACCGGGTCTGGCAGCAGTTGCTCGCCGACGACAAGGTGGTCGTCATCGCCGACGGCCTGGAAGAGGCGGTGCTCGACGAGAGGTTCCAGGAAGACCGGGACAACATCATCCGCAATGCCATCGAGCGCGCCCACGAGGAAAAGCTGCCCCTCGTCATCGCGTCACGGCCGCACAGCCCGCTGGAGAGCACCCCCGCTGCGATCGTGGAGCTGGAACCGCTGAGCGAGGAGGAGGCGCTGCGCTTCGTCGAGGCGCGGGTCCCGGAGACGGACGAACGCCGCGTCGACTGGATCGTGGAGACAGCGGAGGTCACCGAATCGCCCATCTACCTGCAGATCGCCCGCGAACTGCACATCCACGGCGACCTGGAACGCGACCGTCCGCGCAATGACGCCAACCGGCTGGACACCCGCAGCTGGGACCGCGGCACGCTGCGGCTGTGGCTACTGGAGACGTGGGACCGCGCCGTGAGCGAGGGTCGGCTGCGCGAGGACGTCGAGTTGAGCCCCCAACAACGCAGCGACACCGTCGAGGTGGTCTCCGCGCTCGCGTGCATCGGACTACTCCAGGACAAACTTGAGGTCGGCTTCGCCGAGCTGCTGGACAGCGACGTACACCCTCATCCGGTGCGGCGGATGAGGGCCCAGACGGACCATCTGTGGGCCAAGGCACGCCGTTTCGACCGGTACGGCAAACGCGGGAACGCCGTCTCGGAATGGCACCGGCAACAGATCTGGAACACGCTCTGCGACCATCTGAGCCCCGGGGAGAGGAAGCGTCTGCGCGAGGGCAACATGGGCCAGTGCCAGACCGCGCTCTCCCGCTTCGCAGCCAACGCGAACAAGCTCCAGCTGGTGGAGAGCTTCGAGAAGAGGGTCCGCTTCCCACACAGCATCATCCAGGCCTACTTCGGTTTCCGTATGCTGCAGCACCTCGGCGAGCGAGGCGCCGGCGAGCTGATCCAGCAGGCACTGCAGCCGCCGGGCCCCAGCCGTGAGCTGCTCATTGCCCTGGTGCTGCTCTCCCGTCGCCGGGCGGCGGAGCTGTCGGGCAGGGGTGGCAGTGTACGGGCCGAGCTGCAGAAGTACCGGCACGAGCTGTGGCGGCAGGCTCCCGTGTACGGCCGGCCCATCACCGACCGGCTCTTCACGGCCGCGAACCGCCGCACAGACGACCCCAAATCCCTCGACCTGTACGCGGCGGCCCTGGAGGTCGACAGCGTGGAAGCCCGTCCGCGACTGCTGAGCGACATCGTCGAGAAGGTACACGGCTGCTGGTCCGACATCAAAGGTGACCGCCGCACCATCGAAGACGCGAAACTCAGACTGCTCAAGCAGCTCGGCTCGGCACTGCGTGCGGCCTCCGAGAAGACCGACACCACGCAGCTCTACGACCACCTCTTCCAAATCGGCAAGGCGGAGCCCTCGTACTCCGTGCGCCTGGCCGCAGCCCAGGAGTTCGGCAGCGGCGGAACCGCGGCGTTCGCCGTGATCCGGAAGAAGATCGGCTTGAACATCGACCCCATCCGGGAGTACGACAAGAAGGTCCGCGATCTAAGGGCCCGCAGGAGGGGGGAAGACCACGACTGGAGCGAAAGGATGCGGAATGCGATGGCCGTCCGCGCATCCTCTCGGAACAGGTCGTCCGCGCAGATCGATCAGCTGCAGGAGAACCGGAAGGACATCATGCGGCGGTACCGGAAGGAGCGCATCGAGCTGTCCAGAGAGTTCGTGATGCGAGCCTGGATGATCCCCATGCTCCTGGGCTCCGTCGACGACGCCCACCGTGACGAGGCCCGAGAGCGCCTCACCAAGTGGCTGCGCCACCTCGATCCGAAGCACACCCATGGCCCCCCTGACCTGCCGCTCGCCCTGGAGGCCGCGCTCGCCCAGGGCTTCAAGTTCGCGGCCAACCGGCGCAAACGCCACCCCTATTCGGACCCGGGCAGCCGAGCTGATCTGATCAGGCAGGCGGAGACCGTACTGCAGCAGTCCCGCTGCTGGTACACGCAACTGACGCTGCTTCAGGCGCTATGTCTGTGGGAGCTCCCGGACAGGATCGGCCGGCGGGACCAGGACGCGGACAGCGCAGTATGGGGGGAGGACGACCGCAACCGTTCGCCCGATCCGTCGTCGCAGGTGATCGGCGAGACCAGCGCGGTGCAGACGGTGCAGCGCTGGCTATCCATGACGGGAACGGTGAACAGCCCGCCCGGCCGGCCCGACTCGAACGGCGACGCGCCACTGCGGATGCTGCATCCGTTCGTAGCCGAGGCGGGCGACCTGGCGGCCCTGGCCCTGGAGACCGGGCAGCCCGAGCGTTTCCTCTGGATCGACGAGAAGACCGTCACCGACAACATAGGCTCGCGCACCGGACACAATCGGGGCTACCGCAAGCACAACCTGTGGGTCCCGCCCTCGGTCGGATGGAGCACCCTCGACGGACGCGCCCAGCGCCTCGTCGCCGACGTGCTGCTCATGCTGAATCTGATCGAGCGGGACGGGTATCCCGAGGAGGTAGAGGAGCGCATGGCCCGCGCCGAGCGTCCTGGGATGTCCCTCCCGCCGTGCCTCTGCACGAGCCGCGAGCCGCTGCGGCCCAGCCTGCGGCCCGGCACATCCACGCCACCCGCACCCGGCACCACCTGTCTGCCCGACTGCAAATTCCAGCTCTGCCCGTACCCGCCTCGGGCCGGAGTGCCCCGGGGAGAGGTCCGTGAGCCCTTCTGCCGCCAGCAGCAGGTACTGCTACCAGGGCACATACGCCGCTGGTTCCCCAGGGTGGTGCACAGGAAGACGCCTCCCTGGGTCAGCATGCGCGTCCGTGAACTCGACCGTTTCTGGGACGCGATGGCCGGACGCACGCGGAACTAG